One Dermacentor silvarum isolate Dsil-2018 chromosome 10, BIME_Dsil_1.4, whole genome shotgun sequence genomic window carries:
- the LOC119431184 gene encoding TNF receptor-associated factor 5 isoform X3, producing the protein MPDPGSRAVYMLSGHATAGVNWRPTRFAEDLPQPRICGLCCTVPKRTVLLPCSHFLCDSCNAARDKDGRRVCPLDMKAFEEDECSWIDFPAKRASNLKVHCWNESDGCEFVGTIEAVLQHYEGECAFHSLQCPRCEQRMPRSHLVVHYVAGCSRRDLSADCAQSDGCDGSLPSRGVSARVNERKPFLTDPCNDLPSTRHRQLKEHLELSKASDSAHLQNISRVISGFDNRLQQSMESMEANISSMLIRQLNAGLSELKALLGDRCSDDLTTVQSQMNQLVEESRARDAAQLQEILCALKDSENKLEADVDRVETNLSSALMQQLQVSP; encoded by the exons ATGCCGGATCCAGGATCGAGGGCGGTGTATATGCTGAGCGGGCATGCCACCGCAGGCGTGAACTGGCGACCGACGCGGTTCGCTGAAGACTTGCCACAGCCGCGCATTTGCGGCCTCTGCTGCACGGTTCCCAAGAGGACGGTGCTTCTGCCATGCTCCCATTTCCTGTGCGATTCCTGCAACGCGGCCAGAGATAAAGATGGCCGCCGCGTGTGTCCCTTGGACATGAAGGCATTCGAAGAGGACGAGTGCTCGTGGATTGACTTCCCCGCCAAGAGAGCGAGCAATCTCAAG GTTCACTGCTGGAATGAAAGTGACGGCTGCGAGTTCGTGGGCACAATCGAAGCTGTATTGCAACACTACGAAGGAGAATGCGCTTTCCACTCCCTCCAGTGTCCGCGCTGCGAACAAAGAATGCCGCGGTCTCACCTTGTAGTACACTATGTGGCCGGATGCTCCCGCAGGGATCTCTCTGCGGACTGTGCACAGTCGGATGGGTGTGATGGTTCATTGCCCTCTCGCGGCGTGAGTGCCAGAGTGAATGAAAGGAAGCCTTTTTTGACAGATCCATGCAACGACCTGCCGTCTACTCGTCATAGACAATTGAAAGAACACTTGGAACTATCCAAAGCATCTGACTCTGCCCATTTGCAGAATATCAGCCGTGTAATCAGTGGATTTGATAATAGATTGCAACAGAGTATGGAAAGCATGGAGGCCAATATCTCCTCCATGCTTATTCGACAGCTGAACGCCGGCCTGAGTGAACTCAAAGCACTTCTCGGAGACCGATGCAGTGATGACCTGACCACGGTTCAGAGCCAAATGAACCAACTCGTTGAAGAATCAAGGGCTCGTGATGCCGCCCAACTGCAGGAAATCCTCTGCGCGCTTAAAGATTCGGAAAATAAATTAGAGGCAGACGTCGACCGAGTTGAGACGAATCTTTCTTCGGCGCTCATGCAGCAACTGCAGGTCTCTCCATAG
- the LOC125940518 gene encoding TNF receptor-associated factor 6-like, with protein MPEHRRRALHRVCDSVRGVNWRPTRFADESTLNRYACCVCHVIPITTVLLPCSHALCAQCRAGSVVQDGGNVCPLDGEPFCEDKCQHLHLRDDKKRNLKAYCWNEVHGCDFVGPLAALLRHFEEECAFHAFPCQQCGELVPHS; from the exons ATGCCCGAACACAGGCGTCGAGCTCTCCACCGAGTGTGCGACTCGGTAAGAGGCGTGAATTGGCGCCCGACGCGTTTCGCGGACGAGTCAACGTTGAATCGTTACGCCTGCTGCGTCTGCCACGTGATTCCAATAACGACGGTCCTGCTGCCCTGTTCTCACGCCCTGTGCGCGCAGTGCCGGGCAGGTTCTGTCGTACAAGATGGCGGAAACGTCTGCCCCCTGGACGGAGAGCCCTTCTGTGAAGATAAGTGCCAGCATCTGCATCTTCGCGATGACAAGAAGAGGAACCTGAAG gcttaCTGCTGGAACGAAGTCCATGGCTGCGATTTTGTGGGTCCCTTGGCGGCGCTTCTGCGTCACTTCGAGGAAGAGTGCGCCTTCCACGCGTTCCCGTGTCAGCAGTGCGGCGAGCTCGTCCCGCACAGTTAG